One Dunckerocampus dactyliophorus isolate RoL2022-P2 chromosome 18, RoL_Ddac_1.1, whole genome shotgun sequence genomic region harbors:
- the LOC129171705 gene encoding ADP-ribosylation factor-binding protein GGA1-like isoform X2: MAAPPETESLESRINRATNPLNRDTDWSSINAFCEQLNNDLEGPQLATRLLAHKIQSPQEWEAMQALLVLETCMKTCGKRFHNEVGKFRFLNELIKVVSPKYLGSRSPEPVKKKVLELIYSWTLGLPDEAKILDAYQMLKKQGILKQDPQLPPDLQPTLPPPRPKNAIFEDEEKSKMLSRLLNSSHPEDLKAANKLIKEMVQEDQKRAEKVSKRVSAIQEVNESVSLLTQLLQDYDSTATSQSNFELIQDLYQRCEKMRPTLFRLASDTEDNDEALAEILQANDSLTHVINLYKQQVKGEVVNGNNALNAQKQTGRTALLDLSGLDTSPQSPPSFPEFPTPTDSLNATSQETGISLLDDELMSLGLSEGTHTSNPPSQPEDSTAWDSFQSSDSIDADIPAAPSLLLSPEPPSHPISPGSAPKGSALDELDLLGKTLLQQSLPPEGLQVKWDKQQSKPTLRDLQSKLGSNITPNPIPAFVSDHPSLLLHSEPNLGPTLLDMTPAHTETSSSEVSLADVFVPLESIKPSSLLPVTVFDGHNLRVLLHIARDSPPSRPDVLVVIISMLSSAPVPVTNISFQISAQKSMVVKLQTPSGTDLPAYNPILPPAAVTQIMLLANPNKEKVQLQYRLSFTIGEQQHSENGSLQQFPAPETWGNL; the protein is encoded by the exons ATGGCTGCTCCGCCAGAAACGGAGAGTTTGGAGTCACGTATCA ACAGAGCAACCAACCCACTGAATAGGGATACAGACTGGAGCAGCATCAATGCATTCTGTGAACAGCTCAACAATGATTTGGAAGG ACCTCAGCTGGCCACCAGGCTGTTGGCCCACAAGATACAATCTCCACAGGAGTGGGAGGCCATGCAGGCTCTACTG GTTTTGGAGACATGTATGAAAACCTGTGGGAAAAGGTTTCACAATGAAGTGGGCAAGTTCCGCTTTCTCAATGAACTCATCAAAGTAGTTTCTCCGAAG TACTTGGGTTCACGGTCGCCAGAGCCAGTGAAGAAGAAGGTCTTGGAGTTGATCTACAGCTGGACTTTAGGACTGCCCGATGAGGCCAAGATCTTAGATGCCTATCAGATGCTAAAGAAGCAAG GCATTCTCAAGCAAGACCCACAGCTGCCCCCTGATTTACAACCTACTCTTCCTCCACCCAGAcccaaaaatgccatttttgaggATGAAGAGAAGTCCAAA ATGTTGTCACGCCTGCTGAACAGCTCGCATCCTGAGGACTTGAAAGCCGCCAACAAACTCATCAAGGAAATGGTACAAGAG GATCAGAAGCGAGCAGAGAAGGTGTCCAAGCGGGTTAGTGCCATTCAGGAGGTGAATGAGAGCGTCAGCCTGCTGACTCAGCTCCTGCAGGATTACGACAGCACCGCCACAAGTCAGAGCAACTTTGAGCTCATACAG GACCTTTACCAGcgctgtgaaaaaatgaggcCCACACTGTTCAGACTGGCAAGTGATACGGAAGATAATGACGAGGCTCTCG CGGAGATCCTGCAGGCCAACGACAGCCTGACTCATGTCATCAACCTGTACAAACAGCAGGTGAAAGGGGAGGTTGTGAATGGCAACAATGCATTAAacgcacaaaaacaaacag GGAGAACAGCACTGCTGGATCTGTCGGGGTTGGACACATCACCCCAATCGCCTCCATCCTTCCCAGAATTCCCTACTCCAACCGACAGCCTCAATGCAACCTCACAGGAGACTGGCATCTCTCTACTCGATGATGAGCTCATGTCGCTTG GTCTAAGTGAAGGAACACACACCTCTAACCCTCCCTCCCAGCCTGAGGACTCCACTGCCTGGGATTCTTTCCAG TCGTCTGACAGCATCGACGCagacattccagcagcacccaGTCTCCTCCTGAGTCCAGAACCACCCTCCCATCCCATCTCCCCAGGCTCGGCCCCCAAAGGCTCGGCCCTTGATGAGCTGGACTTGTTGGGAAAGACGCTGTTGCAGCAGTCCCTCCCTCCAGAGGGCCTGCAGGTTAAATG GGACAAACAGCAGTCCAAACCAACTCTGCGAGATTTACAGAGCAAGTTGGGGTCCAACATTACCCCCAACCCCATCCCAGCCTTTGTCTCAGACCATCCCTCACTACTCCTCCACTCAGAACCCAACCTTGGCCCCACGTTGTTGGACATGACCCCTGCTCACACAGAGACTTCGTCTTCTGAGGTCTCCCTGGCTGATGTTTTTGTACCTCTGGAATCAATTAAGCCCA GCAGTCTGTTACCTGTGACTGTCTTTGACGGACACAATCTACGCGTTCTCCTCCACATTGCACGTGACTCGCCTCCATCTCGCCCTGATGTGCTGGTGGTGATCATCTCCATGCTGTCCTCCGCTCCCGTGCCCGTCACAAACATCAGCTTCCAAATTTCTGCGCAAAAG TCAATGGTGGTGAAGTTGCAGACACCTTCAGGAACAGACCTTCCTGCGTACAACCCCATCCTTCCTCCTGCTGCCGTCACACAGATCATGCTCCTGGCAAACCCAAACAAG
- the LOC129171705 gene encoding ADP-ribosylation factor-binding protein GGA1-like isoform X1 has protein sequence MAAPPETESLESRINRATNPLNRDTDWSSINAFCEQLNNDLEGPQLATRLLAHKIQSPQEWEAMQALLVLETCMKTCGKRFHNEVGKFRFLNELIKVVSPKYLGSRSPEPVKKKVLELIYSWTLGLPDEAKILDAYQMLKKQGILKQDPQLPPDLQPTLPPPRPKNAIFEDEEKSKMLSRLLNSSHPEDLKAANKLIKEMVQEDQKRAEKVSKRVSAIQEVNESVSLLTQLLQDYDSTATSQSNFELIQDLYQRCEKMRPTLFRLASDTEDNDEALAEILQANDSLTHVINLYKQQVKGEVVNGNNALNAQKQTGNLNVHPAGRTALLDLSGLDTSPQSPPSFPEFPTPTDSLNATSQETGISLLDDELMSLGLSEGTHTSNPPSQPEDSTAWDSFQSSDSIDADIPAAPSLLLSPEPPSHPISPGSAPKGSALDELDLLGKTLLQQSLPPEGLQVKWDKQQSKPTLRDLQSKLGSNITPNPIPAFVSDHPSLLLHSEPNLGPTLLDMTPAHTETSSSEVSLADVFVPLESIKPSSLLPVTVFDGHNLRVLLHIARDSPPSRPDVLVVIISMLSSAPVPVTNISFQISAQKSMVVKLQTPSGTDLPAYNPILPPAAVTQIMLLANPNKEKVQLQYRLSFTIGEQQHSENGSLQQFPAPETWGNL, from the exons ATGGCTGCTCCGCCAGAAACGGAGAGTTTGGAGTCACGTATCA ACAGAGCAACCAACCCACTGAATAGGGATACAGACTGGAGCAGCATCAATGCATTCTGTGAACAGCTCAACAATGATTTGGAAGG ACCTCAGCTGGCCACCAGGCTGTTGGCCCACAAGATACAATCTCCACAGGAGTGGGAGGCCATGCAGGCTCTACTG GTTTTGGAGACATGTATGAAAACCTGTGGGAAAAGGTTTCACAATGAAGTGGGCAAGTTCCGCTTTCTCAATGAACTCATCAAAGTAGTTTCTCCGAAG TACTTGGGTTCACGGTCGCCAGAGCCAGTGAAGAAGAAGGTCTTGGAGTTGATCTACAGCTGGACTTTAGGACTGCCCGATGAGGCCAAGATCTTAGATGCCTATCAGATGCTAAAGAAGCAAG GCATTCTCAAGCAAGACCCACAGCTGCCCCCTGATTTACAACCTACTCTTCCTCCACCCAGAcccaaaaatgccatttttgaggATGAAGAGAAGTCCAAA ATGTTGTCACGCCTGCTGAACAGCTCGCATCCTGAGGACTTGAAAGCCGCCAACAAACTCATCAAGGAAATGGTACAAGAG GATCAGAAGCGAGCAGAGAAGGTGTCCAAGCGGGTTAGTGCCATTCAGGAGGTGAATGAGAGCGTCAGCCTGCTGACTCAGCTCCTGCAGGATTACGACAGCACCGCCACAAGTCAGAGCAACTTTGAGCTCATACAG GACCTTTACCAGcgctgtgaaaaaatgaggcCCACACTGTTCAGACTGGCAAGTGATACGGAAGATAATGACGAGGCTCTCG CGGAGATCCTGCAGGCCAACGACAGCCTGACTCATGTCATCAACCTGTACAAACAGCAGGTGAAAGGGGAGGTTGTGAATGGCAACAATGCATTAAacgcacaaaaacaaacag GGAATCTCAATGTTCACCCGGCAGGGAGAACAGCACTGCTGGATCTGTCGGGGTTGGACACATCACCCCAATCGCCTCCATCCTTCCCAGAATTCCCTACTCCAACCGACAGCCTCAATGCAACCTCACAGGAGACTGGCATCTCTCTACTCGATGATGAGCTCATGTCGCTTG GTCTAAGTGAAGGAACACACACCTCTAACCCTCCCTCCCAGCCTGAGGACTCCACTGCCTGGGATTCTTTCCAG TCGTCTGACAGCATCGACGCagacattccagcagcacccaGTCTCCTCCTGAGTCCAGAACCACCCTCCCATCCCATCTCCCCAGGCTCGGCCCCCAAAGGCTCGGCCCTTGATGAGCTGGACTTGTTGGGAAAGACGCTGTTGCAGCAGTCCCTCCCTCCAGAGGGCCTGCAGGTTAAATG GGACAAACAGCAGTCCAAACCAACTCTGCGAGATTTACAGAGCAAGTTGGGGTCCAACATTACCCCCAACCCCATCCCAGCCTTTGTCTCAGACCATCCCTCACTACTCCTCCACTCAGAACCCAACCTTGGCCCCACGTTGTTGGACATGACCCCTGCTCACACAGAGACTTCGTCTTCTGAGGTCTCCCTGGCTGATGTTTTTGTACCTCTGGAATCAATTAAGCCCA GCAGTCTGTTACCTGTGACTGTCTTTGACGGACACAATCTACGCGTTCTCCTCCACATTGCACGTGACTCGCCTCCATCTCGCCCTGATGTGCTGGTGGTGATCATCTCCATGCTGTCCTCCGCTCCCGTGCCCGTCACAAACATCAGCTTCCAAATTTCTGCGCAAAAG TCAATGGTGGTGAAGTTGCAGACACCTTCAGGAACAGACCTTCCTGCGTACAACCCCATCCTTCCTCCTGCTGCCGTCACACAGATCATGCTCCTGGCAAACCCAAACAAG